The Periplaneta americana isolate PAMFEO1 chromosome 16, P.americana_PAMFEO1_priV1, whole genome shotgun sequence genome segment GAAACATTTACTACAAAAATCGTATTACAAAAGGTTATGAACTACAGACTTGAGCACATGATTAGTTAAACTACAATTACTACAGAAACAATTGACGTCACTCAACACGAAGATACATTTGAAAAAGTTTCTCGCCTGTACCCTGCCGTTCATGGTTTCTTAGGATAGTCGAATCTGAAAAACACTAAACAAGAAtttattatttgaaagattttttgcCTGTGTGCTGGCGAACATGGTTTCTCAATTCAGTCGATTGTGAGAAAAACGTACCACAAACTTAACATTTGAAACGTTTATCGTCTGTTGAAATCATAACTGAATTTTCAAGTAAGAATAgcgcgagaaacacttaccagaAACATCAAATTTGAAAGACTTCTCTCCCAAGCGAAGACGTTCATGAGTTCTTGGAATATTCGAATGCGAAAACCCTTATCACACACATCACTTGTGAAACGTTTCTAGCCTGTGTGCACGCGCTCATGCACTTTCAAGGTATAGGAGCGCGAGaagcacttaccacaaacatcacatatgAAAGGTTTGTCCCCTGTATGTATTCGTAAATGCTCTTTCAAATGATCGGAgcgcgagaaacacttaccacaaacatcacatttgaaaggtttctggcCTGTGTGCCGGCGTAAATGTTTCTTTAAGCTAGCAGACAATGAGAATTCcctaccacaaacatcacatttgaaaggcttctcgcctgtgtgccggcGTAAATGTGTCTTTAAGCTAGTAGACATTGAGAAATCcctaccacaaacatcacatttgaaaggcttctcgccCGTGTGCCGGTGTAAATGTCTCTTTAAGCTAGTAGACATTGAGAAATCcctaccacaaacatcacatttgaaaggtttctcggctGTGTGTATGCGAAAATGCAGTTTCAAGTAATGAAAGCGAGAGAAAGACTTACCACaatcatcacatttgaaaggtttctcgcctgtgtgccgtTGCATATGCACTTTCAAATCACCGAAACGCGGGAAACACTTagcacaaacatcacatttgtaaGGTTTCTCGCCGGAGTGAAGGCGATCATGGTTTTTTAGATTAGTAGAATGCGAAAAACACTTGCCACAAACTTCGCATTtgtaaggtttctcgcctgtgtgtatgCGTGCATGGCTTCTTAGTCGATTGTACTGCAAAAAACActtgccacaaacatcgcatttgaaaggtctGTCGCCTGTGTGTCGTCGTAAATGGTGTTTCAAGGAATCGAAGCGAAGGAAGCACTTACCACAAATATCACatctgaaaggtttctcgcctgggTGTAGTCGTGAATGCTCTATCAAGTGACCAGAGCGAAGGAAACCCTTACCACAAACattgctattatattattacagtaacgtctgagtggtctctggacaaaaatgatcgaattttagttatataaatacaatttaaattaagtaacatattaaacgatttatccttatatgaaacacaaatgttccctggaacaaacgtcttattttaattatgtaattactttatatttatttctaacaggtgcagcggagcgcaagagTACGGCTAGTACTTTATAAAATGATGtatcaaattcatttaatatttgtatacaatataatataggtatatggttttactgcTTACAGGAGTTCTATGCTTCCATTTTCAGCACCatcaaatcattatatatttttattgttgttaggGTCAACGTCTCAATTCTCATTGTAAAGGAACTCTAGTTTCTATattttacagttaatgacggatttattatttcatccgtccaatttattttatttgagtgcaTAATGTATCTAGATATATtaattgtatgtattatattactgCCGTTTCGAATGCTAGCTCGTGCGATGTCAGTGACAAATCCAGGAAGAAATGAGAATCTCACtctcaaactggtttgaaaatcattgaaatcagtcGTGCTACATCAAAGTACCGACGCCAAGTGTCCATAATGTATAATTAACTATACGCtgatatcccttagtatcatctccccttctgctaacaacgccatatcatcaccaaatctcattaactttattattattcctcTTACTATCAGTCCTCCCAAGTTCTGAAAAGAGATCTTCAAACACAAGTTAAACTAATACAAAATGTTTACACAGAATTTCTTACGAAGTCAATTCTAGTGGTAATCTGGTTAGATACATGCAGCATAATATTGAAAGTGAATCACTTTCTGAGCTATTTCTGAGCTATATTACTCAATTTCTGAGCTAGTTAGACACGAAGGATAACATGCACCCTTCCTGCAAAATATACGACGAGAAAAGAGACTTATGACAAAAGACTAAATGAACTTTCTCGTTCTTTGCACAATGTAATTTAACAGCATATCTGTTCTCGCTGTAGTTCTccttccaggtttattgtggaccTAACAGTTTTATCCTACAAGACAGAGAAAACACACGTTCCACAAAACATCGCATTACCAAACCTGTCCATCAGTAtagttgaaaatatatttaaaataattttccaaaaaaaaaaaaaagaatcatctATTGGGAATATCAGACTTGAAAGGCTTCTCGCCTATAGCTGTTAATGGCTTTTAAGACCACCAGAATTttaccacaaatatcacatttgaaaggttgcTCGCCTATGTGCCGACGCAGATGTCCTCTCCGGTTACTTGAGATATAGAAAAATTAACTACaaaaatcacatttgaaaggtttcgcGCCACCAGAGTGCACAAGTCCTTAGGCTTTTAGGTAAAGCTACTGCGAAAAGCACTTAACATAAACATCACATTAATAAGCTTTCTCCCCAGTATGCAGGCGTTTATGGGCTTTTAGTTGCCGTGGTTGCGAGtaacatttaccacaaacatcacatttaaaaggtttctcgccagagtGCATACACTTATGAAATTTTAGACTACAGGAgtgcgagaaacacttaccacaaacatcacatgtgaAAGGTTTCTGACCACTGTGAATCCGTTCATGAACGTTTAATGCACTCGAATGTGAGAAACACTTAAAACAaagatcacatttgaaaggtttctcgccagagtGCACACGTTGATGGCCTTTTAGGTTACTCAACTGCGAGAAAAActtgccacaaacatcacatttgaaaggtttctcgccagagtGCACACGTACATGGCGTTTAAGGCCAACCGAcaccgagaaacacttaccacaaacatcacatttgaaaggtttgtcgCCAGTGTGCAGGCGTTGATGAGTGTTTAGATTAGTCAACTCTGAAAAGCACTTACCACAGATTTTACAATTGAATGGCTTCTCCCCTGTATGCACGCGTTTATGCCTTTCTAAACCACCCGATCGCAAGAAACACTTACTACAAAGGTCACACTTGAAACGTTTCTTGCTTACGGCCAAAGATGAAGGACTGTTCAGATTTTTTGCAGGCGAGGAACGTACTTTAGACAATTGTAATTCCAAATGCTTGCCATTTTCCCGAGTCCGCACAGATTTTCGCGAGGAACCCGACTTCCTAGGAATGTCGTTCTCGTCAAGAGGAGGACTTGCCAATTCTGTTGATTCAGTCGTCTCATTCCAAGCTGCAATTCTGAAGTAAATATACTATCAGTCTATAAAATAGTCCCAAGCATACATTCCattattggatattcaaatcagAGCAGACCTATTTCACGACGGGTACATTATGATTAGAGATACATGCTTGTAATTAATTTATGAGTAATGCTGCGAGCATCAAAACTGACTAAAGAATTTGGACTTCTCCTGTACAATAAATTTCATAAGGATTACACCAAGTTAGTCAACTCTCAGTTAGCTTTCTTTTTTAATGAGCCTCTCTGTCCACAGTCACCTGACTTTGCTTTACTCTTTTTCAACTCGAGCACGCTACTTTTGAGAATGTTTTGAAATTCGAGATTACACATGTGCTATAACTTCTTCTATCTTTTATTCTCGTGATGTCTAAAATTATTGAAGTTTTTAGttttgttactttaaaattagagacaaccTGATCAGTATTATCagtacaaaaattattataaGGATTACACCACGTTAGTCAACTCTCAGTTAGCTTTCATTTTTAATGAGCCTCTCTGTTCATAGTCACCTGACTTTGCCTTATTCTGTTTCGATTCGAGCATTCTATTTTATTCGATTGTTTCGAAATTCCAGATTATACGTGTGCTATAACTTTATCTATCTTTTATTCTTGTGATGTCTAAAATCTTTACAGTTTTCAATTTTGTCACTTTAAATTAGAGAAATCTGCAGTGAAACATAGCTGATTCCATTTCGCAGTAAACGCCATCATGAGAAAATGTGATTGGTATTATCTCTATCTTGGTATCTATTGTCTTGCGAAATTTAAACTAGTAACAAtcccattcatttttatattttatgtacaacTACTATCAAGAGTACTACCTACAACCTCTTGAAGTAAATTGGAATTATGTCTTCGCCATTTTGTTCAGTGTGCAATCTTCAGGAAGAAGTACACGAGAATCATTTACAGCGATGTCTAGCACTTTCCTAACCCAACGACGCCATTAAGTTCTCTTACGTACTGTTCTTCAATTTCGTTCCAGGACACCACGTGCTCAAACCTTACCATCCCTGATATCCTTCTCCTACTTGCAATCTTATGCTAGACGTCACAGAGTAGTACAAATTTAATACAATGCACTATTCGACCTCAAGCTAAAGAATAAAGAGCACTGAAGGCTTCATCACAATATCCTGAATTACTTCAATTTCTActtcttattttaaataataatgtaacaatTTGTTTCGGAAATAATATCAATGTTCGACAGTACGTATATTTGTAATCAGTTCTTCCCTTCCATGAAACTTAACATATCTTAACTTAGGAGTCGACTGACagataataaattatgttcaGTTTTAAGGACTGCAGCTGCTAACGTATTATTACCTGGTATAGAGAATGTTCTACCTCAAACTAATAGTTAAATTTTAACCTTCTGCAGCAAGTCCTTCAAGTAAGAAGAATGAACTCTTGTAATACAAGAAAATGTGTTTTAACATTGTAAGTGCACATTGCAATTGCAACAgacaattaatgaaataaacgCTTAGGAAATAACTAattttctttgttgttctgtttgTGCATGTATTTACGTACCAGTATATTGGTCTTTCTTCCAGTGTTTCATGATGATATAATTCAACTACAATACATACTACTTTCGCCTAGTAGAATATGATATATGGTTTAACGTGACGTACtgctaatttataaaaaatagtaataaagtcGTAACTCAAGCGTTGTGCCGAATACTAGTCTATGTTACAGTGTGCTCACTGTGCAAGAGAAACAAATACGTTACATTGTAATTCCGCTCGAAAATTTACTATTCAAAGGGAACATGGATTGTTATTCCatgaatatgttttgtacactaagcaagGTACACGAATGTAAGTTACTGAAAGACATATTACACATCGCAGAAGTCCAACAATAGATTTAACTCCACAaaaatgctactggggaatagAAACAATAAACAGATTTATACAATAACAATATTACGAAACCTTctaaatcaataaaaaggttagGTATGAACGATTCGATTATAAcatatgttatatattaatatgaattaacaccaataacatacaatattgatcaaataatagcAGTGATACTAGGAAATAACT includes the following:
- the LOC138691450 gene encoding zinc finger protein 235-like codes for the protein MDSNVCGKGFLRSGHLIEHSRLHPGEKPFRCDICGKCFLRFDSLKHHLRRHTGDRPFKCDVCGKCFLQYNRLRSHARIHTGEKPYKCEVCGKCFSHSTNLKNHDRLHSGEKPYKCDVCAKCFPRFGDLKVHMQRHTGEKPFKCDDCGKSFSRFHYLKLHFRIHTAEKPFKCDVCGRDFSMSTSLKRHLHRHTGEKPFKCDVCGRDFSMSTSLKTHLRRHTGEKPFKCDVCGREFSLSASLKKHLRRHTGQKPFKCDVCGKCFSRSDHLKEHLRIHTGDKPFICDVCGKCFSRSYTLKVHERVHTG
- the LOC138692124 gene encoding zinc finger protein 664-like isoform X2, which translates into the protein MLQERNLSHLQVTDMKTECVDPSYDIKSEIKVEDTTPVPISFPMVKTEDDEVNLGDQHVTDIKEEYEDQTQDLTSEIKFEEDPVPISFPVLKHEPEEVHSDFNEEPRVELTAEDNEVFAERIAAWNETTESTELASPPLDENDIPRKSGSSRKSVRTRENGKHLELQLSKVRSSPAKNLNSPSSLAVSKKRFKCDLCSKCFLRSGGLERHKRVHTGEKPFNCKICGKCFSELTNLNTHQRLHTGDKPFKCDVCGKCFSVSVGLKRHVRVHSGEKPFKCDVCGKFFSQLSNLKGHQRVHSGEKPFKCDLCFKCFSHSSALNVHERIHSGQKPFTCDVCGKCFSHSCSLKFHKCMHSGEKPFKCDVCGKCYSQPRQLKAHKRLHTGEKAY
- the LOC138692124 gene encoding zinc finger protein 391-like isoform X1 — encoded protein: MDYKIEEIEASSEERNLSHLQVTDMKTECVDPSYDIKSEIKVEDTTPVPISFPMVKTEDDEVNLGDQHVTDIKEEYEDQTQDLTSEIKFEEDPVPISFPVLKHEPEEVHSDFNEEPRVELTAEDNEVFAERIAAWNETTESTELASPPLDENDIPRKSGSSRKSVRTRENGKHLELQLSKVRSSPAKNLNSPSSLAVSKKRFKCDLCSKCFLRSGGLERHKRVHTGEKPFNCKICGKCFSELTNLNTHQRLHTGDKPFKCDVCGKCFSVSVGLKRHVRVHSGEKPFKCDVCGKFFSQLSNLKGHQRVHSGEKPFKCDLCFKCFSHSSALNVHERIHSGQKPFTCDVCGKCFSHSCSLKFHKCMHSGEKPFKCDVCGKCYSQPRQLKAHKRLHTGEKAY